The segment GAGAGAGTTATGGAAAGATTGGGAAATCAATTCAGCCAACAATCTCCAAACCAAGAATACTCAACCAAGGAAGCTTCCACGCGATCCAAGACATCCAGAGGACACATCCAACGATCCAGAAGAGCCTTACATCATTTTACCATACACCAGCAAGTATTAGAACAAGAGAATCTTTATTTCGGGTAACTTGCCTTTTTCGAAATCATTCTTTCTTGGAGGAATTAAGGATCAACGGCTCTTTCCCTTCCAACCAGAAGATACCAAGATAAATGTGAGTTTATTCAACAATCATAGACTCCTATTTCGTGGATACAAAACCAAGATATCAAGATACAAGATCAGACCTTCCAAATGGCTACAAATCAGCCTAACGGCTAGTTCATTGAAGACAAAGACCATcagctttatttttttgtattttctttcctttctaGAGTATTAGAACGTTATAGTTTATTCTTGTTCCTTACAAAGAAGAAATGCATGTGCTCGGCTGTAGATGGGTGTTTCGAACTCAATTAAATGCAGATGGAACTCTAAAGAAGAGGAGATCTAGACTTGTTGCAAAAGGCTATGAACAATCTGAGGGGATTGATTACCTTGATACCTATAGTCTGGTGGTACGCACTGCAACCATACGACTGGTTCTTCATACAGCTACGGTGATGCAATGGGAAATCCACCAGTTCGATGTTCAGCACGTGTTCCTCCATGGTGACTTGAGTGAGACCGTTTACATGAGGCAGCCTGCAGGCTTTGTGGCCAAGGATCATCCTGATCACGTGTGCCTTCTTCGCAAAGCCATCTATGGTCTGAAACAGGCTCTCCGAGCTTGGTTTGACAAATTCAGCACGTTTCTCTTGGAGTTTGGCTTCACTTGCAGCTTCTCTGATCCTTCCATGTTCATCTGCATCAAAGACGAGAACATCATTATTCTCTTGCTTTATGTGGATGACATGTTAGTAACAGGGAACAACTAAAAAGCTACTTCAAAACCTACACGATGCTCTCAACACTCAGTTCAAAATGAAAGATCTGGGTCAGCTAAGCTACTTTTTGGGAATTCAAATAGGTTGTTCATGTCTCAGCAAAAATATGCCGAAGACCTACTAGCAGTGGCCCAAATGGCAGACCGCAGTCCTATGCCCACACATCTACCTCATGATCTAAATCGAGGAACTCCAAAAGATGAACTATTCTCAAATCCCACCTATTTTCGCAGTCTAGCTGGTAAGTTACAATACTTAACCTTGACCACACATGACATACAATTCGCAATGAATTATGTATGTTAGAAGATGCACTCCCCTTCGGTCACTGACTTAACCACCTTAAAAGGATCGTAAGGTACGTTAAAGGGACTGTCACGATGGGTGTGTCTTTCTCACGACATACTGATTTCAGTGTCACAGCCTTCAGCGACAGTGACTGGAGAGGCTGTCCCTCTACCAGCAGATCAACTGAAGGATTCTCTACTTATTTAGGATCTAATATTGTATCGTGGTCATCTAAGAAGCAATCTACTATCTCTAAGAGCTCTACAGAAGCAGAATATCAATCTCTATCAGAGACAAGATCGGAGGTTACCTGGCTGTGTCTCGTGCTTAAGGACCTCGGAATCCCTCTTTCTACTACGCCTCTGATGCTCTGCGACAATCTCTCCACCGTGATGCTTGCAGTGAATCCTTCGTTCCACTCCAAGACTAAACACTTCACCAGAGACCACCACTACATCCGTGAACGTGTGGCTCTGAAAGCTGTCAAAGTCAGGAACATCTCAAACAAGTTTCAGGTCGCCGATATCTTTACGAAGTCAAGCCGTACCTGCAAACAAGACAAAGAAGACATTAAAGCTCCCAACGTTAAAGACCTGTAGGCGGCGTCCGTAAAAGCAAACTCAAGCTCACAGACAGCTCATGTGATTGCAACGGCTAATAAATTCCAAGCTCTATGTGATGAGCTGGCAGAGACATCTTAAACCCTAGTAGAATTCTCTATATAAGCAATTGTAAACAAAGAACAATGCAAGAGAGTTTATGAAATAAGAAAGTTTTACCTCTTCACCTCTGTTAAGCCTCTGCTTTCACACCAAACAGAACCATGAGCAGAGCACCATTGAAACAATCAAGACTGCTTCTCCGGGAGCTGAGAACCGGTGCCGTGtagaaaagaaacagagagaagGAAACCGTCAGAGCTGTAACGGGGAGGCTATAGACGACCCCACCGAACAACAACGCCTCTTGTCTCCACGGGCCTACGCTTGGAGGACCGACACACGCCGCTACACTGAAGCTGAGCTCGcctccgaagaagaaaacactCTGGAGCTCTCTAGAGAAAGGTTTTGTTACAATGAATAGAAATTTTTAACAATGCAATCAGAAAAATTTACGGCTCCTCTGTTTGAGCCTTCTGCGTATACCACCGTGTATGCTTGGGCGCAATGTTTACATACAATCATCGAACGAAAACATGATAGTGAttgttttctttgattttaGGTATGAGGAATCCAAGATTATTGAGAACAATACGTTTGTGATCAGTTTCCAACTAGATTCTGATAAACTATAAGGGGTAAATTAGGTGGGCTTACACATTGTTGCATGTTTTTCGGCATTCAATTAAAATGCAAAGTAACTATTACATTGTGTCATTCAGTGTGTAAGAGTATTTTACaggagaatttttttattaagcaCACACTTAAGCTAGTTTTAAAGAGACAACAtaaggaaaagagagaaaaggacGAGTCAGTGAAGGATTAGCTCGCTATAGATCACTAGCTGATATGTTCACGGCCACCACCAACTGTAGTCCATTGCATCTCGTTCTTTGACCTTTTGAGTTGGGTTGAGTGGCTTTTCTTGTAAGAAACTCTGAGCAGAAGCGGTCATGTCTGCATGCATTGCAAGGACTCTGTTTCAGGAGCAGACTCCCATAGCTCGAATAACGCAAACCCGTGATCACACTGCTACTCCGGCGGACCGGCCATATCCATTTCATCCACAACCACAGCTTCATTTGGAGGGTTTTATGTAGTATGTATCATTGACTTCCGAGACAAGATAATTTTAGGATAGATCTTCCCTCAATGAACAGTGGCTATTTGGGAGGTTGGCAATCTTATTAAAAGCTAGTACTTTCTGTGGGTGCAACCTCACAAATATGTGCTTGTGTAGCTAAAACTTCTGTATTTTCATTGATATTGCTTGGAATATTGCTCTAACAAGAGTAGCCTTTGAATTTAATGTGATCATGTTTAAGCTATATGAGAAACAACTGTCTTTGAAACCAAATGCTACACTTAGTTATTCCTCATGGACATGCACTCTTTTGGgactcaaataaaaaaaaaatagacgaGATTATTACATAACCAGTTCGAGATTCTTTCACTGACCAGTTGGAAACCCCACCGCAGGTCTAAGTTCTAAACCATGTATGCACAAGTGACTAAGGATCggataaaaataaattggtgACTTAAATACCCTTTGAACCGGGGACATCGATCCACTCAAGCTGTATCTCTACCTCTCCACATTCCACGTGCTGGAGCCTAAGGAACATGTTCTGAACAAGCTTCCCTTGGTTCCACACAATATGGCTCTCTTCAGACAAACAGTTTTGTCTGGTCGGCTGTATCTTCATTATAATAGTTCCATTGGGAAGTCCTCCTTCGACCTTAGGGCGGTATTTAACGGCTTCAAGATATGTAGCAATGCTGAACTCTGCTTCTCCCATCTTATCATCCGCCGAGAACAAGTCCTTGTCATAAACTGTCTGCGTCATGACAAAGAATGCTTCATTTCTCGGGTGAAACTAGCTAAACGAAAACGCAAGGATCACTTACGAGTTTAATGGGTAGATTTGGATCAGTCACAGAAAGAGTCAAGTCGTCGTTCCATTCGGGGTTTACACTGTGTTTGATCACGTGGGTCTTCAGCTTCTgaatcaaataaacaaaattataaaaaaaagaaaaaacatcacAAACTACAAGATTAGGATACAATTCAGTTAAGTAAAAGAATCAAGAATTCTAGTAtgcttttcttatttttcttacgaaaaagcatttgatagtttttgattcttattatgaaTATGTACAGAATAAATCGCAAGTCATcatttcaattattttgtgGTGGGAATGGAGTATTTTTGTTGACAGAAGGAAGAAAGTTGGTGGCTTAGAGTAAAAAAGTACCAATATGCCAGTTACATAAATTCGATAGATTAGTTGTACAAGGACCCACAAATAAGAACATAATCATAATTCATAAGTCTTCTTTTTGTAGAGGAAAAAATATCACGTCTTCTCAACCACTACCCTAGCAGAGAAGAAAGATATGCAAAAGTCTAACCACtcatttatattagtttaagACATAAAGACACCATAACCACTCTTCAAACATATACTAGAAATCAAGACCAAAGACTTCACATTACTTAATGCATAACTATGACATGTACAGCCTCTAAGTCTGCCTTCAAATCCCATTAACACCTTAAATCTCAGTTCTTCGTGAAATTATGTTGGAGATCTATACCATCAAGAATAAGTAAACCTCATCAAAAGACCCAATTGAGTTATCACTATACagatcatattattttttattgattaccAACTAACAGTTTAACAAACACACCAGACTCGAGCAGATGCATCAATAGAtttagtcttcttcttttttgaaacacaacaaCATATTTAGCCAAACATGCAAAAACTGAAATTAAGAGACCAAGATATTTTCCTTTACCTGCTTTCCAGAGTGAACGACGACGTAAGGATCACTGCTTGAGATATCTCTAATGGCGAGATTCACTCCCCTCTTTACATGAATTCTTAGAAGACCCAACAGATTCTCCATTGCAaatttggtttcttcttctttcttggaCTCTCGACTGATTTAACAATTTGGAAAGCTGTGGTaggttttagtattttatatagAGATGCGTCAGAGGAGAGAAGGTCTCATTTGGTTTACAAATCAATAagttattttgttatttattattgacgtaggaaaaaatatttttattattctacCTCTGGCAACCTCTGTCTTTTTACATACGgagaatatatactattaaCTTTGTTTCCTTTGTGGTcgtcaaaatttcaaaatacatgAATAGAATCAATAGATTACTGGATCAAGGAGTGagatattttattacatttgcaaaatatttttggataaatattttttggaaataGTAACTAAAGAtatccaaatatattttaatgatttgatcaaatcaaaattgtaaaaatgtTTAGTTTTTGTCAATTCAAATATGATACATATTTCTAAAATCCGTGTAAGTGTTCACGaattagctagaaacattaataaacatgaatattgctaatttcataattaaaatcaattaagttatgaatttcattcagtagagcttctataaattaataatgttggaattttaaaattttattaatttttatatatattaatttatagatatattaatttaaaaagttcccttttatagattttttatttttattaataaaataagaaaatatttgattttaccgtatataaattatttaaattttaaaaatttaacttttatattattttattatcttatttgatgtatatatttatgtttcatagaattGTTATGTGATtttcgatataattttactaaatattatcaaaatatattaaaatattaagaaaagtataagtattttcattgtgaatataaaaccaataatataatgtttagtttgtacttatataaaatatatatagagatagattattaatttatgattttaatgggactatatatttacatgagaattttaaaaatattattaacttattattttattgatttgtatcatattttacaCTGGCTCAAGTTGGGACCGACgagatttattaatttatacagattactaatttatcgagtattaatttatagatgttttttttttttttttttttttttagatgttATATTGtacatgaattaaaaaaaattgttaaaaagcctttatagttttagagtaaatgaaagtttattaaacattgacgtagaagacttccacaTAAATCGTCCGTCATACTActttcaggaagtcttccatttagtttttttttgcaattaaaaatttataaagaaagaCTTTCATAAAAGTCTATTCTACACCATACTTCTTTGGAAGTTTTCCTTTGTAAATCggcttatttttgtttttgaaaaaatctcaaaaatacCAGAGATTaacaagttagttttgcaattgactgaACTGTTTCAGAAACTTGACTTTTTCTAGAAGACTTctatgtaagtcgtctgaggttacttttgcaattgaaaagtaaaacttaaatatttaattctaattagacgacttccatggaaGTTTTCCGGCAGAAGACTTAGACGTAATTCTACTGTGATAACTAAGGTTTGACAAAAATGTcagaataaaattttgaaagacTTTTGTGTAAGTCGTCTTTCGGAAAATTTACATGGAAGtcatctaattaaaattaaatatttaaattttatttttcaattgcaaaagtaacctgagacgactttcCCCGACAGTGAGAAGACTTCCACCGATAGTTCGGAAGATTAcaagaaaaagtcaaaattctGACACTATccagtcaattgcaaaactaacttgtatatcctagacgacttaccagaaaGTATTTTCTggtattttcgaaaaaaatttgttaacaaagaaaagttgGAAGACTTCGAGAGAAGTCGTTTTTAAACAcaaaaagtcaattgcaaaactaatatCTGTATTGACCAGAAAACTTCCGTATAAGTCTTCTATGACCATAAGACTTAcacagaagtcttctgacgaacatatctgaaaaaaaaaaatcaattttatactTATAATATCCGTGAACCAATTAGTTTGTTATTGAGTTTAACCATATGTTGCACTCTGGTCATATTTATCATATACAAAAACAGAATAGTCTGCTCAATTAATATACTTCCATTCTTTCTTTCTGCATTCCACTGCGGCTACTCCAACAACTCTTTCAATTTCAATAAGACACTGTTGAAAACAGAGATACTCAGCGCGTTTACCAGGCAAGATGAAACTAtcattacaaaaatgaaaaacaaatggAAATAATGTGTGTACCTCTTATCAAGGGAGGGTATTATCTCTTGGACAGCAGAAAGTGTGATGGACTCATCTAACTTCCCTTGAAACTGTAAAGCTTGCTTTTCTTCACTCACTGAAATATATGCAGACATTAAAACAAATAGAATGAACATGTACGGGGAGAAAATGCGTTTTCTTTTACCCTCACCTTCTACATCTTCTTGAAGGCTGGATTCTCCTCCTCTAAGATATGAACGTTGATCCACTTTTAAGTCTACCCCTTTTTGGTCTGCAAATTTCTCTAGTAAACGTCCTATTAGGTTATACGCAACCAAGCTTGTGTCGTCACAAATTTCTTGGACTGCGAGGTACTTGTTCTTTCTTTTGATTGGATTCTGCGCACCATGATCATCACTCTTTATGTTTTCAACAGAATACAATGAACGAGGGCTAATCTGGTTATCTCTGACAGGTGTAAAATTACTGGACGTGGGAGTGGCAAAGAGAGACATAGGATGAGCTCTTGTAATACTCTCTGTCAGGTCCCTTATAACGAGAGAAGAGCTGATATGATGCTGGTTTGTTTCGTCAGAAGAAACAATCGAATTCAAAACCGAGCATTCTGCACCAACTTCGTCTTGATCAGCATCGTCTTGACTGTAATCATCATCACTGTCTTCTAGCTCCTCCATATAAGCATCGCCAAAGTCCTGATCAAGCTCATAATCTGGTATACATTGCCAAACTATTTGCTTCACTTGAGCACTCACATTTAATATACACTCGGTCTCTTCCTCAACTGCTTCCCCTGGAAATACTCTATGGTCTACAGTCCGCGTACTCTTGTTGACCAATGAAAGAGCGTTTGTCAAAGACTTTGGGATGACATCCATATCACAGCACTCAAACAGATATTCAATCAGCATTCTCTCGACCGCTGATCTTAAGCTGTTTTTCGATATTTGGGCTTCTGGGTCCAAGATAAGACCCACTCTTTCAAACGCAGCATCAATCCTGGCCGTACGGAGTGACCAAACTGCCTTCACTATCTCCTTCTGCAGCTTCTTTGTTTCTGGTGAGAAATGGAAAAAATCTGTGGGAGCTTTAGTTTTGTTGTAGCCAGGACTTAACTTAAGTGATAAATCTACTAATGACATTGCCTTAGCCAATGGCTCCTGCAGTTTATCCCCTGAAGAAAGTTCTGAGAGCATCTTCTCGCTAGCTTGCTTCACTTGGTCTATCAGATCCATCTTCTTTTCACCCGTTTTACTTGGTTTCAACCGAGGTATCGTCGTAACTGAACCTTCAAGTTTCCTTTTCATTGCAAGTAGAGTCTGGGTCGACAACTTATCTAGCTCATCAAGTACCTTCAACGCAGCATCACGATGAGACGGGAACATGGGTTTTGCTGAATCATTCCGGAAGTTTTCagaatcaccaagagcttgatGCAACTGCTCAACaacgtctctctctctcaaatctgTGCGGATAGATTCTCTGATAATCTGTTTCATTTTGGGCCGAGTCTTGTCAAACGAAGTAGAGCCTCCAGTGATGATCTTTACAACGAGAGAGAGACCTTCATTCGTTAAAGAATCAAGATACATGCTAAGCCTTCTAACAACGTCTTTAGAGCACAACATGGACTCCTTTCGTTGAGCCTCTTGGCTCTTGCGAAACCCAAATGCTTCTTCTACACGCGACTTTGCTGTCTCGTAGAATAACTGAAAAACAAGATTCGTCAAAAGGCATCTCAATGAAAAatatcaagagagagagagcaagacTTTACATCATCTTCCCTGAGCAAAGATTCAGGGAGGCATCtgtcaaaacacaaaaaaaagctCATCATAGTTGTATAATCTAAGACATTAAAAAATTCAGCAGCTAACTCACTCGGATTCGAGAAACTCAGTCTTTTCTGGAGTGTGATCCTCAGATTCGAGAAACTCAGGTTTAGGCGTATCAAGACCCAACAGCCacctatattttataaaaacagaaCTAATCAATAGGGAGATTGGTTCAAGATCTAATAATCATTCGAGAATCATATAAACCTTCTCTTGAGTTGAATCCGCTCCTCTTGGTCTTTCATCGCTGCAGCTATCGAATCGCAATCATCCTGAAAGAAATCTGAGCCATCCATCGCCATCTTcttaggattagggtttatcagTTAAATGTTTATCTGGTGAAGAGTCTGAACTTTGAAGTTGAAAGAACGGGCAGCTCTGAACAcatggttcggttcggttctgtCCAGGTAGGTTGGATTTACAATCcttaatttctttttggtaCGGTTTAGATATTTTTTCGGTTCTGTTTTTCGTACTTTTTCGGTTCTATCCAGGTAGGTTGGATTTACAATCCTGAATGAACAACCAAAATAAACTCAGATCACCTAGCTTATGCAGAACAGATGGAGACCAAACTTATTTATTGAATTGCTGTATTTAactaaatgttaaaaaaaaaaaatttaaaaaacaagttataaatttaaaataaacatcatgttgacaaataaaaaaaatatctagtaaattttttgaaaaatatataaaattcattacaaTAAAACTCATattgttaattttatatatggtATTATATCAGCATAATCTtcatctaaatttttaaaatataacaatacatacatatatatatatatatgtttaaagaCAAACAAATTATGTTTGATATTTCATTGTGAAAAAATATTACGCAATTATAAATAACcgttaaatatataagtataagtaataatatgaaagtatacgcatcattttattaaaataattaaaataaaaatattaatcatgttttcttactaataataattttaaaggatacacttatatatgtatatcactaattataaataaatccatctaaaataaatattacgtaaaaataagaaatgaatTAAATCATACTTTTAAAGAGTTTTGTAAATGagataaatattatatgattatgtagttaaataatacatattttagattatATAAGTCATGCATTACTACTTATtgcaaataaattatataaaactagTATTATGGTCCCTGCTATGCAGGAGCAcgttatttttaatacaaaCTAGATGATAATCCGCGCGTATGTGCGGAGTGAGttcttataataatgtttgtttatgaaatgattttaacattttgaaacactacaatctttattgattataaaatgaagaatacaaatgttggtctcttaaatatatcatcggtgttgaagagttaacgtattacgtctcattttaattattttaagactttatatacacaaaataaaattaagttttgcggctgatacaaatcaccaaaaccaaataggtAACATCAATTGTATAATGACAAAAGGGAATTATGTTTTCTATTCTCTacttgtttactattgactacttattgcaaataaattatataaaactagTATTATGGTCCCTGCTATGCAGCAgcacattattttttaatacaaatgttaataaaaaatatattaaaatttctaaagaTATGAGCGATgtaaaatatactttttcttaaaatataatataaatttatttattatgattgaataaaatatttataaaaatattaagatatttataaaatatgaaaatatttatcaaaatgattaaatatttttacatatttttttagaaaattaaaagcatacacattttaaaaattatatcttagcAATTAAACACAATATTACTATTTTCTTCAATTAAACATATTAATCAAACTTGTGAAGGTAAGAAGAGAACACCTATTAGAAACATGATTTGCAAAAATTTATGGACTTGGGAAGCACTAGATTAGGGTAGATCATGATCGTCACCAGTTTTATCTACAAATTTTGAAAGTGAATCATGATCCTCGCCAGTTTTATCTGCAAATTTGGGAAGAGTGTCAATTGAAATCTTAAAAAGTCACAATTCAATAGAAAACAATACTTACCCATGAGCATAAATTATCTTAATTCTGACATCTTTATAGGTCAAACCCAGAAAAAAAATCGTATGCCTATGTAATGTTTATCGTTTTTTTACACATAATAAAGAGTAAAGTTATCCATTGATGGTGATTTTAAGAGAGGAATTATAGTTATTTATGTAATTTCAAGATGAGTTGAGATCGTGGacataaaaagttaaaaacagtTAAAGAGATCATGGGAAATAATAATTGTCATAATTCATTTTTGTTAACCCATTTGTTTTCGGAAAAAAACACAGAAAacaattgtttaaaatatttggtGACACATGTCAATACTAAAATTGTAAATTAACTTGTGCTTTAtaatataaaagattataatatgtaaactaaaattataaatattttctaaaccaTTTTATAAGAAACAagatataaataatagaatacatatgtatattacatattcataaataatattttttaaaattataatataaaaagaaaatggtataaaatattaacaataattatgaaagatttggtttttggtttgaaaataaatgaaatgagataaataaactatttataaaaaaataatagggaggaaacaaaataaaacctaCATGATTGGTCCTCTCTATTTCTCACACCATTTTTCCTTACTTTTTGCAGATCAATAAATATCCTTGTAACAATAATCTGCATGCAGATTATACGATATATAAATGATCTGCATTTAAAAAGATGAATAGACAATAAATACAGTTCATTATGCAAAATAAATGTTTTGAATTAAATCTGCATTATAAACTGCATCTCATTCAAAGGTATACAATTTGAGTTTACACTTAGAGACACGTCCCACATGTGACACACAAATTTCATGTGGATTGTCTCTTATACCCCTAGACTAAGCTAACTATGCACTTTCCTATTTTCAAACTAAAC is part of the Brassica napus cultivar Da-Ae unplaced genomic scaffold, Da-Ae ScsIHWf_31;HRSCAF=59, whole genome shotgun sequence genome and harbors:
- the BNAA05G13000D gene encoding uncharacterized protein BNAA05G13000D, whose translation is MAMDGSDFFQDDCDSIAAAMKDQEERIQLKRRWLLGLDTPKPEFLESEDHTPEKTEFLESECLPESLLREDDLFYETAKSRVEEAFGFRKSQEAQRKESMLCSKDVVRRLSMYLDSLTNEGLSLVVKIITGGSTSFDKTRPKMKQIIRESIRTDLRERDVVEQLHQALGDSENFRNDSAKPMFPSHRDAALKVLDELDKLSTQTLLAMKRKLEGSVTTIPRLKPSKTGEKKMDLIDQVKQASEKMLSELSSGDKLQEPLAKAMSLVDLSLKLSPGYNKTKAPTDFFHFSPETKKLQKEIVKAVWSLRTARIDAAFERVGLILDPEAQISKNSLRSAVERMLIEYLFECCDMDVIPKSLTNALSLVNKSTRTVDHRVFPGEAVEEETECILNVSAQVKQIVWQCIPDYELDQDFGDAYMEELEDSDDDYSQDDADQDEVGAECSVLNSIVSSDETNQHHISSSLVIRDLTESITRAHPMSLFATPTSSNFTPVRDNQISPRSLYSVENIKSDDHGAQNPIKRKNKYLAVQEICDDTSLVAYNLIGRLLEKFADQKGVDLKVDQRSYLRGGESSLQEDVEVSEEKQALQFQGKLDESITLSAVQEIIPSLDKSVLLKLKELLE
- the LOC125603354 gene encoding protein C2-DOMAIN ABA-RELATED 1-like gives rise to the protein MENLLGLLRIHVKRGVNLAIRDISSSDPYVVVHSGKQKLKTHVIKHSVNPEWNDDLTLSVTDPNLPIKLTVYDKDLFSADDKMGEAEFSIATYLEAVKYRPKVEGGLPNGTIIMKIQPTRQNCLSEESHIVWNQGKLVQNMFLRLQHVECGEVEIQLEWIDVPGSKGI